One window from the genome of Hyphomonas neptunium ATCC 15444 encodes:
- a CDS encoding DUF3088 domain-containing protein: MQRDVLFLLKPGFHDPDLPGQDFYCWHCALMEGVLASFPDLKPELDVRRIAFARPRADVMALIGEANQSLPVLVLAEDAPADLPAATHEGRRFVNEPMAILDILHRRHGYPRAHP, encoded by the coding sequence ATGCAACGAGATGTCCTGTTCCTGCTGAAGCCCGGGTTTCACGATCCGGACCTGCCGGGGCAGGACTTCTATTGCTGGCATTGCGCGCTGATGGAGGGGGTGCTCGCGTCCTTTCCGGATCTGAAGCCGGAGCTGGACGTGCGCCGGATTGCGTTTGCGCGCCCTCGCGCAGATGTGATGGCGCTGATCGGGGAGGCCAATCAGTCCCTTCCCGTGCTGGTGCTGGCTGAGGATGCGCCGGCGGACTTGCCCGCAGCGACGCATGAAGGGCGCCGGTTCGTGAATGAGCCGATGGCGATCCTGGATATCCTGCACAGGCGGCACGGGTATCCGCGCGCGCATCCGTGA
- a CDS encoding DUF1499 domain-containing protein, translating into MVDDTGTGTGTANASAGWRGKLAGFALGLSIFSVAWFAIAAIGTKLGAWGWQFGLGVMTIQWGPMLILAAGVVAVIAVIVALIKAPRKKALMLALGAVLISGLALGRVAAFGGTAERLPPLHDIQTDWADPIQPSAALLADREATGALNAVEDAPVIPEGANARWPGLGGRLVSEVQEEAEFVPGEQKSPKAAPYPHLAPLIAPGSVEDGYAAALAAVEGKGWDVVLAAPEEGRIEATETSFWYGFKDDILIRVQPDEAGVRIDVRSVSRVGLSDLGVNSKRVRDLLDELEVRLNKAAPAAE; encoded by the coding sequence ATGGTTGACGATACGGGAACGGGTACGGGGACGGCGAACGCCTCTGCCGGATGGCGGGGCAAGCTGGCGGGCTTTGCGCTCGGGCTGTCGATCTTTTCGGTGGCGTGGTTTGCGATTGCGGCCATCGGCACGAAGCTGGGCGCATGGGGCTGGCAGTTTGGCCTTGGCGTGATGACGATCCAGTGGGGGCCGATGCTGATCCTGGCCGCCGGCGTTGTCGCCGTGATCGCGGTGATCGTGGCGCTGATCAAGGCGCCGCGAAAAAAGGCGCTGATGCTGGCGCTGGGCGCGGTGCTGATTTCCGGGCTCGCGCTGGGGCGGGTTGCCGCGTTTGGCGGGACGGCCGAGCGCCTGCCGCCGCTGCACGACATTCAGACAGACTGGGCCGACCCCATCCAGCCGAGCGCGGCGCTGCTGGCCGACCGCGAAGCGACCGGCGCGCTGAACGCGGTTGAAGACGCGCCGGTGATCCCCGAGGGCGCCAATGCGCGCTGGCCGGGGCTTGGCGGGCGGCTGGTGTCCGAGGTTCAGGAAGAGGCCGAGTTCGTGCCCGGCGAGCAGAAGTCGCCCAAGGCCGCGCCCTATCCGCATCTGGCGCCGCTGATCGCGCCGGGCAGCGTGGAAGACGGCTATGCCGCCGCGCTGGCCGCAGTCGAAGGCAAGGGCTGGGACGTGGTTCTGGCCGCGCCGGAGGAAGGCCGCATCGAGGCAACCGAGACGAGCTTCTGGTACGGCTTCAAGGATGACATTCTCATCCGTGTACAGCCGGACGAGGCGGGCGTGCGCATCGACGTGCGCTCAGTCAGCCGCGTGGGGCTTTCAGACCTTGGCGTTAACTCCAAGCGCGTGCGCGACCTGCTGGACGAACTGGAAGTGCGTCTGAACAAGGCCGCGCCTGCGGCGGAGTAA
- a CDS encoding PaaI family thioesterase gives MSAARTELSAQQEAFFKRLRSGEWELPPGIRNMGIRPPEWLKEVSYGRVYYEWPNDGSRDIGPDRVFGGWVAGLSDHIVSMTMASALEEGEWFTTTELQTRIFRPVPNGLIKIEGRLISRGRTSGFVEADWRDEKGRHLVRVSAAKAIRTMEELNLKR, from the coding sequence ATGAGCGCCGCGCGTACGGAACTCTCCGCCCAGCAGGAAGCCTTCTTCAAACGCCTGCGTTCGGGCGAATGGGAACTTCCCCCCGGCATCCGCAATATGGGCATCCGCCCGCCCGAATGGCTGAAGGAAGTTTCCTATGGCCGCGTCTATTATGAGTGGCCCAATGATGGCAGCCGCGACATCGGCCCGGACCGGGTGTTCGGCGGCTGGGTGGCCGGGCTTTCCGATCACATCGTCTCGATGACGATGGCGAGCGCGCTGGAAGAGGGCGAGTGGTTCACCACCACCGAGCTGCAAACCCGCATCTTCCGCCCGGTGCCCAATGGCCTGATCAAGATCGAGGGCCGCCTCATCTCGCGCGGGCGCACCTCCGGCTTTGTGGAAGCTGACTGGCGCGACGAAAAAGGCCGCCACCTCGTCCGCGTCTCCGCCGCCAAGGCCATCCGCACGATGGAAGAGCTGAACCTGAAACGGTAG
- a CDS encoding tRNA-binding protein translates to MHLTALPDAGPAPEITFDDFLKVDIRIGTVLEAAPLEGARKPAIRLVIDFGPGVGQKKSSAQITAHYEPDALIGRQVAAVVNFPPRQIGKFMSEVLTLGFADSAGEIVLFSPDQPVPNGARLA, encoded by the coding sequence ATGCACCTGACCGCCTTGCCGGACGCGGGGCCCGCGCCTGAAATCACCTTTGATGACTTCCTGAAGGTAGACATCCGTATCGGGACGGTCCTTGAGGCCGCTCCCCTGGAGGGCGCGCGCAAGCCTGCCATCCGCCTGGTCATCGATTTCGGGCCCGGTGTCGGGCAGAAGAAAAGCTCCGCCCAGATTACAGCCCATTATGAGCCTGACGCGCTGATCGGCCGTCAGGTCGCCGCGGTGGTCAATTTCCCCCCGCGCCAGATCGGAAAATTCATGTCTGAAGTGCTCACCCTTGGTTTTGCAGATAGCGCGGGAGAGATCGTCCTCTTCTCGCCCGACCAGCCCGTTCCCAATGGCGCGAGGCTGGCATGA
- a CDS encoding SDR family oxidoreductase, with amino-acid sequence MSLFDLSGKTAIITGSSRGIGRAIAEAMADQGARVVISSRKPGPCEEVAAEINKKHGDGTAIAIPANISSKEDLQALVDETNKSFGQIDIVVCNAASNPYYGPMSGISDDAFTKILQNNIISNNWLIQMVAPQMQARKDGAVIIVSSIGGLRGTPVIGAYNISKAADFQLARNLATEFGPDNIRVNCIAPGLIKTDFAKALWDNPETLKRSLAGTPMKRIGEPEEIAGAAVYLASKAGAYMTGQTLVVDGGATVT; translated from the coding sequence ATGAGCCTATTCGATCTTTCCGGCAAAACGGCCATCATCACCGGCTCATCCCGTGGCATCGGCCGCGCCATTGCCGAGGCCATGGCCGATCAGGGCGCCCGCGTCGTCATCTCCTCGCGCAAGCCCGGCCCCTGCGAAGAAGTCGCCGCCGAAATCAACAAGAAGCATGGCGACGGCACCGCCATCGCCATCCCCGCCAACATCTCTTCGAAAGAAGACCTGCAGGCGCTGGTGGATGAAACCAACAAATCCTTCGGCCAGATCGACATCGTCGTCTGCAACGCCGCGTCCAACCCCTATTACGGGCCGATGTCGGGCATTTCCGATGATGCCTTCACCAAGATCCTGCAGAACAACATCATCTCCAACAACTGGCTGATCCAGATGGTCGCCCCCCAGATGCAGGCCCGCAAGGATGGCGCCGTCATCATCGTCTCGTCCATCGGCGGCCTGCGCGGCACGCCGGTCATCGGCGCCTACAACATCTCCAAAGCGGCAGACTTCCAGCTCGCCCGCAACCTCGCTACCGAGTTCGGGCCCGACAATATCCGCGTCAACTGCATCGCGCCGGGCCTCATCAAGACCGACTTCGCCAAGGCCCTCTGGGACAATCCGGAAACCCTGAAACGCTCGCTCGCCGGCACGCCGATGAAGCGGATCGGAGAGCCCGAAGAGATCGCCGGCGCGGCCGTTTATCTCGCCTCGAAGGCCGGCGCCTACATGACCGGCCAGACGCTGGTCGTCGACGGGGGCGCAACGGTTACCTGA
- a CDS encoding DUF2946 family protein produces the protein MKRPFAPSFARLLAVLALLIQAVMPWAMASAAQRAPDLVAHYCSTPGEDPGGVTIGAELSRLLAEKEGKKTQADPPHDCGDCVLGQPVPVPEAVGFKVPAMAPVAEGTPLFEVRFVETARGPPLGARAPPAPADM, from the coding sequence ATGAAGCGGCCGTTCGCCCCCTCCTTCGCGCGCCTTCTGGCCGTGCTGGCCCTGCTGATCCAGGCAGTGATGCCCTGGGCCATGGCGTCGGCCGCGCAGCGCGCGCCGGATCTGGTCGCCCACTACTGCTCGACCCCCGGCGAAGATCCCGGCGGGGTGACGATCGGCGCGGAGCTTTCCAGGCTGCTCGCCGAGAAGGAAGGCAAGAAGACGCAAGCCGACCCGCCCCATGATTGCGGGGACTGTGTGCTCGGCCAGCCTGTGCCCGTGCCCGAGGCGGTGGGTTTCAAGGTTCCGGCCATGGCGCCGGTGGCCGAAGGTACGCCCCTCTTTGAGGTGCGCTTTGTGGAGACCGCGCGGGGGCCGCCTCTGGGCGCGCGGGCCCCGCCCGCGCCGGCAGATATGTGA
- a CDS encoding TonB-dependent receptor family protein, with amino-acid sequence MKTRFKRGSAVSLTALSLAFGAMLPAFAEDTLKIEETIIVTSSARAVDAMAQAAATPGGTDVITHEDYADRFLVSMRDTLAFSPGVYTQPRYGQEVRISIRGSGISRGFHMRGLTLLQDGAPINLADDNGDFQELEPIFFDHLEVYRGANALRFGSGTLGGAVNGVTPTGETAPGVYVRGDVGSFETYRGLVSGGMERGKLDAWGAVSADTSHGDRDHVRRDSVRFQGNVGYDVTDAVETRFYLSLNDIDQELPGALTLSDAVNNPRKGNFFGGQARDIKSVRVQNQTRIALGEGDLAIGVWVNDKDLYHPIFQVLDYSYLDKGVWARYDWARGPFALTVGAEAREGETDARRFVNNNGKRGALVFQADQDAWTANVYAEGRYSVTDQLTLIAGAIYAEGGREQQLNLNNGLPADVLGSAEFDELSPKFGALFEVSPDIQLYANYSRSAEFPGFSELAQIAAFVPVDAQTAWTAEIGTRGRAGIASWDVSLYSADIDGEMLQFTVNPDIPAATFNADETAHRGIEAGLELAFTDWLSLRQVYQYSDFRFEGDAEFGDNALPVVPEHVYRAELRFTGDRFTVAPNLEWVPEGAWADYNNTTRTDGYTLLGITGSYKATDKIDIFLDARNLAGDKAAGDISAVITATSASAIYYPVERRAVFGGIRARF; translated from the coding sequence ATGAAAACCAGATTCAAACGGGGCTCCGCCGTGAGCCTCACTGCGCTGTCGCTTGCTTTCGGGGCTATGTTGCCCGCCTTTGCCGAAGACACGCTGAAAATCGAGGAGACGATCATCGTCACCTCCAGCGCGCGCGCCGTCGATGCGATGGCGCAGGCCGCCGCGACGCCGGGCGGCACCGATGTCATCACCCATGAAGACTATGCCGACCGGTTCCTCGTCTCGATGCGCGACACGCTCGCCTTTTCGCCGGGCGTCTACACCCAGCCGCGCTATGGCCAGGAAGTGCGCATCTCCATTCGCGGCTCTGGCATCAGCCGGGGCTTTCACATGCGCGGCCTGACGCTGCTTCAGGACGGCGCGCCGATAAACCTCGCCGATGACAATGGCGACTTTCAGGAGCTGGAGCCGATCTTCTTCGATCACCTTGAGGTGTATCGCGGGGCGAACGCTTTGCGCTTTGGCTCGGGCACGCTGGGCGGGGCGGTCAATGGCGTCACGCCAACGGGCGAGACCGCGCCGGGGGTTTATGTGCGCGGGGATGTTGGCAGCTTCGAGACCTATCGGGGCCTCGTCTCGGGCGGCATGGAGCGCGGCAAGCTCGACGCCTGGGGCGCCGTCAGCGCCGACACCTCGCACGGGGACCGGGACCATGTGCGCCGGGATTCGGTGCGCTTTCAGGGCAATGTCGGCTATGACGTGACGGATGCCGTGGAGACGCGGTTTTATCTCAGCCTCAACGATATTGATCAGGAACTGCCCGGCGCGCTGACGCTGAGCGACGCGGTGAACAATCCCAGGAAGGGCAACTTCTTTGGCGGTCAGGCCCGCGATATCAAATCCGTCCGTGTGCAGAACCAGACGCGCATTGCGTTGGGCGAGGGTGATCTGGCGATCGGCGTGTGGGTCAATGACAAGGACCTCTATCACCCGATTTTCCAGGTGCTCGATTACAGCTATCTCGATAAGGGCGTGTGGGCGCGGTATGACTGGGCGCGTGGGCCGTTTGCGCTGACCGTTGGCGCCGAAGCGCGCGAGGGCGAGACCGATGCCAGGCGGTTCGTGAACAACAACGGCAAGCGCGGCGCGCTGGTCTTCCAGGCTGATCAGGACGCCTGGACGGCGAATGTCTATGCCGAAGGGCGCTATAGTGTCACCGATCAGCTCACCCTGATTGCCGGGGCGATTTATGCCGAAGGCGGACGCGAGCAGCAGCTCAATCTTAATAACGGCCTGCCCGCCGATGTTCTGGGCTCGGCAGAGTTCGATGAGCTGTCTCCGAAATTCGGCGCGCTGTTTGAGGTGTCGCCCGATATTCAGCTCTACGCGAACTACAGCCGCTCGGCCGAGTTTCCCGGCTTCAGCGAGCTGGCGCAGATTGCCGCTTTCGTGCCGGTCGATGCGCAGACAGCCTGGACGGCAGAAATCGGCACGCGCGGACGCGCCGGGATCGCCAGCTGGGACGTGTCGCTCTATTCGGCCGATATTGACGGCGAGATGCTGCAGTTCACGGTGAACCCGGACATTCCCGCCGCCACTTTCAATGCGGACGAGACGGCCCATCGCGGCATCGAGGCGGGGCTGGAGCTGGCGTTTACCGACTGGCTGAGCCTGCGTCAGGTTTATCAGTATTCGGACTTCAGGTTTGAAGGCGATGCTGAGTTTGGCGATAATGCGCTGCCCGTGGTGCCCGAACATGTCTACCGGGCGGAGCTGCGCTTCACGGGCGACCGTTTCACCGTAGCGCCAAACCTCGAATGGGTGCCTGAAGGGGCGTGGGCGGACTATAACAACACCACGCGCACGGACGGATACACGCTGCTCGGCATAACGGGTAGCTACAAGGCGACGGACAAGATCGACATCTTCCTGGATGCGCGCAACCTGGCAGGCGATAAAGCGGCGGGCGACATCTCTGCTGTCATTACGGCGACGTCTGCCTCGGCGATCTACTATCCGGTGGAGCGCCGGGCGGTGTTCGGCGGCATCCGCGCGCGGTTCTGA
- a CDS encoding YciI family protein — translation MQQILRAGSAALLLTALCACASAGETAAGAAPAAYDAALAERLGADEYGMRSYVLAILKTGPQDAEITDKAERAALFAGHFSNMGRLAEEGKLVLAGPLGGEDGRRGLFILNTPDIETAKAWVASDPTVEAGVFTIDYSKYYGSAALMQVNEVHARIQKKGVTD, via the coding sequence ATGCAACAGATTTTACGCGCCGGTTCTGCCGCGCTCTTGCTTACAGCTCTTTGCGCCTGCGCCAGCGCGGGCGAGACAGCGGCAGGGGCCGCGCCTGCTGCTTATGACGCTGCGCTGGCCGAAAGGCTGGGCGCGGATGAATACGGGATGCGGTCTTATGTGCTGGCCATCCTGAAAACCGGGCCGCAGGACGCTGAAATCACGGATAAGGCCGAGCGCGCCGCGCTGTTTGCCGGGCACTTTTCCAATATGGGACGGCTGGCTGAGGAGGGCAAGCTGGTGCTCGCCGGGCCGCTGGGCGGTGAGGACGGGCGGCGGGGCCTGTTTATTCTGAACACACCTGACATCGAGACGGCAAAGGCGTGGGTGGCCAGCGACCCCACGGTGGAGGCGGGCGTGTTCACGATCGACTACAGCAAGTATTATGGCTCGGCCGCACTGATGCAGGTCAATGAGGTGCATGCTCGCATCCAGAAGAAGGGCGTCACTGACTAG
- a CDS encoding DUF262 domain-containing protein codes for MQLGVRAQESSLSEVFAPGERLRMPHYQRSYSWGEREALDLLGDLVDAMDASIAHFIGALVFVNGDEAGHLEIVDGQQRLTTLTILLCVLRDLETDEARSRDLHKLIADEDRPLLGESANWRIALNYDVGAFFRDTIQTPGATLKLDNEPGDSESQQKIIANAAAFHRELRDMAPERRRALADVVTSGCALVRVVVDNKDQGFKVFRVLNTRGKEPGAHDIIKTELFQRAKFTTAEANTYAERWAGYEAILGGGAFDDLLRQIRVIHDRSPKGDLFAGFQKAVLNKIDPRKFLDELLPNYVTAFRVTETGQDETGLGATQGILDSINHLRALEHKTWRAPAIQFIVERGLSDPMAGEFFTSLERLSYISQVMVQEREARNKKLARITDAIRNDRVLFAKSGPFALNRDEARKLRDRLTTRFGTYGQRRAIALRLNAAIEGGRTIPPDSDATVEHVLPRNPTEDSHWMVTWPDPVKRREQCDTIGNFVLLTNKVNQLADRLDYRAKKEIYFNGGGGQEFALTRDLMEQDAWTSDVVRRRTEKLAEILMQAWGITI; via the coding sequence ATGCAACTTGGCGTCCGCGCGCAGGAAAGTTCTTTGAGCGAAGTGTTCGCTCCCGGCGAGCGGCTGCGCATGCCCCATTATCAGCGCAGCTATTCGTGGGGTGAGCGCGAAGCGCTCGACCTTCTGGGCGATCTTGTCGACGCGATGGACGCTTCCATCGCCCACTTCATCGGCGCGCTGGTGTTCGTGAATGGCGATGAAGCCGGCCATCTGGAAATCGTCGACGGCCAGCAGCGCCTGACCACGCTGACCATCCTGCTCTGCGTGCTGCGCGACCTGGAAACGGACGAAGCCCGCTCAAGGGATCTCCACAAGCTCATCGCAGATGAAGACCGCCCGCTGCTCGGCGAGAGCGCCAACTGGCGCATCGCCCTCAACTATGATGTCGGCGCGTTTTTCCGCGATACGATCCAGACGCCCGGCGCCACCCTGAAGCTCGACAACGAGCCCGGCGACAGCGAAAGCCAGCAGAAGATCATCGCCAACGCCGCCGCCTTCCACCGCGAGCTGCGCGACATGGCGCCCGAGCGGCGCCGGGCGCTGGCCGATGTGGTCACCTCCGGCTGCGCCCTCGTCCGCGTTGTGGTCGACAACAAGGATCAGGGCTTCAAGGTGTTCCGTGTCCTGAATACGCGCGGCAAGGAGCCGGGCGCTCATGACATCATCAAGACCGAGCTGTTCCAGCGCGCAAAATTCACCACCGCCGAAGCCAACACCTATGCCGAACGCTGGGCGGGCTATGAGGCGATCCTCGGCGGCGGCGCGTTTGACGACCTGCTGCGCCAGATCCGCGTGATCCATGACCGCTCGCCCAAGGGGGACCTGTTCGCCGGTTTCCAGAAAGCCGTGCTCAACAAGATCGACCCGCGCAAATTCCTTGACGAGCTGCTGCCCAATTATGTGACCGCCTTCCGCGTCACCGAGACAGGACAGGACGAGACCGGGCTGGGCGCCACGCAGGGCATCCTCGACAGCATCAACCATCTGCGCGCGCTGGAGCACAAGACCTGGCGCGCCCCGGCTATCCAGTTCATCGTCGAGCGGGGCCTCTCCGATCCGATGGCGGGCGAATTCTTCACCAGCCTGGAGCGCCTCTCCTACATCTCGCAGGTGATGGTGCAGGAGCGCGAGGCCCGGAACAAAAAGCTCGCCCGCATCACCGACGCGATCCGCAACGACCGTGTACTGTTTGCAAAGTCCGGCCCGTTTGCGCTCAACCGGGATGAGGCCCGCAAGCTGCGCGACCGGCTGACCACACGTTTCGGCACCTATGGCCAGCGCCGCGCGATTGCCCTGCGCCTCAACGCCGCCATTGAGGGCGGGCGCACGATCCCCCCCGATTCTGACGCGACGGTCGAACACGTCCTGCCGCGCAACCCGACAGAAGACAGCCACTGGATGGTCACCTGGCCCGATCCGGTGAAGCGGCGCGAACAGTGCGACACGATCGGTAATTTTGTTCTGCTCACGAACAAGGTGAACCAGCTTGCCGACCGGCTCGACTACCGCGCCAAGAAGGAAATCTATTTCAATGGCGGCGGCGGGCAGGAATTTGCCCTGACGCGCGACCTGATGGAACAGGACGCCTGGACCTCCGACGTCGTGCGCCGCCGCACCGAGAAACTCGCCGAAATCCTGATGCAGGCCTGGGGCATCACGATCTGA
- a CDS encoding fumarylacetoacetate hydrolase family protein produces MRLVRFEAEGHVRFGHLEGDTVVPVAGDSFIDALEGREKGAPLALSVVRLLAPVPRPRKILGIGVNYAAHAAESVSFINTAKPEVQKWFNKQATAVNGPYDPVHLPRVSSQLDYEGELVAVIGKHGRHVPAERAMEIVAGFCIGCDYSVRDWQKASQTMIMGKGFDTHAPFGPALVTPDELGDISDLEIRSFVNGELRQSGRPRDMIHDVGAQIAHLTAAFTLEPGDVIFTGTPAGVGAGFDPPKWLKAGDRVRIEIDRLGHIENAIVPEPDTMRIG; encoded by the coding sequence ATGCGTCTGGTGCGGTTTGAAGCCGAAGGGCACGTCCGGTTTGGCCATCTGGAAGGCGATACTGTCGTGCCTGTTGCAGGAGACAGCTTTATCGACGCGCTGGAGGGCCGCGAGAAGGGCGCGCCCCTGGCGCTCAGCGTCGTGCGCCTGCTCGCCCCGGTGCCCCGTCCCCGAAAAATCCTGGGGATAGGTGTGAATTATGCCGCCCACGCCGCCGAGAGCGTGAGCTTCATCAACACCGCCAAACCCGAGGTGCAGAAATGGTTCAACAAACAGGCAACGGCGGTGAACGGACCCTATGATCCGGTCCACCTTCCCAGGGTTTCCAGCCAGCTCGATTATGAGGGTGAGCTGGTCGCGGTGATCGGCAAGCATGGCCGGCATGTGCCCGCTGAAAGGGCCATGGAAATCGTTGCAGGCTTCTGTATCGGTTGCGATTATTCGGTGCGCGACTGGCAGAAGGCCAGCCAGACGATGATCATGGGCAAGGGCTTTGACACGCACGCGCCGTTTGGCCCCGCGCTGGTGACGCCGGATGAGCTGGGCGATATTTCAGACCTCGAAATCCGCAGCTTCGTGAACGGCGAATTGCGCCAGTCCGGCCGCCCGCGGGACATGATCCACGATGTTGGCGCCCAGATTGCACATCTTACGGCGGCCTTTACGCTTGAGCCTGGGGATGTGATCTTCACTGGAACCCCGGCCGGAGTCGGCGCGGGGTTCGATCCGCCGAAATGGCTGAAGGCAGGTGACCGTGTACGCATCGAGATCGACAGGCTGGGCCACATCGAGAACGCCATCGTTCCCGAGCCTGACACAATGCGAATCGGTTGA
- a CDS encoding EAL domain-containing protein, which produces MTFLLFLLYLAVGAGAGYGLFSLTTVGLPLSIAGGAVTSAILTQIHVLVRTSRTEKKVEARIETVEREVTDTARRVNVLDARAEAIEETMKIELTERRDALVNEMRQLEGLIDKLTRSFETRLSDSTALAHVEPVEDAALRDVRDSLKDGRVDLHLQPIVSLPQRRVTFYEGFTRLRRPDGSHITPADFLDAARRANLMGIIDNFMLFRCVQIVRRLAERDRRVGVFCNISSISLEDPTFFPMFLAFMTENRDLSGSVIFEIRADRFESRSPTMRANMDKLTALGFRFSIDHVTGLDLDLPRLQAAGVRFVKVNGSQLIDQLRDPQGPRPATALNRKLSAHEVGAAFSRYGIMLIAEKIEDEASVVEILEYEIPFGQGHVFSAPRPIKSSLMEDTAPPRELIERLSNYH; this is translated from the coding sequence ATGACTTTTTTATTGTTCCTCCTTTATCTCGCCGTGGGCGCGGGGGCCGGTTACGGGCTCTTTTCGCTGACCACGGTGGGTTTGCCGCTGTCGATAGCGGGCGGGGCGGTCACTTCAGCCATCCTCACCCAGATCCACGTTCTGGTGCGCACCAGCCGCACCGAAAAGAAGGTCGAGGCCCGGATCGAAACCGTCGAGCGTGAGGTGACCGATACGGCCCGCCGCGTGAACGTGCTCGATGCCCGCGCCGAGGCCATCGAAGAGACGATGAAGATCGAGCTGACCGAGCGCCGCGACGCGCTGGTCAACGAGATGCGTCAGCTCGAAGGCCTGATCGACAAGCTGACCCGCAGCTTCGAGACGCGCCTGTCTGACAGCACGGCGCTGGCGCACGTTGAGCCGGTGGAAGATGCCGCGCTGCGCGATGTGCGCGATTCGCTCAAAGACGGCCGGGTGGACCTCCACCTCCAGCCCATCGTGTCGCTGCCCCAGCGCCGGGTGACCTTCTATGAGGGCTTCACCCGCCTGCGCCGCCCCGATGGCAGTCACATCACGCCAGCTGACTTTCTGGACGCTGCCCGCCGGGCAAACCTGATGGGCATCATCGACAATTTCATGCTGTTCCGCTGCGTGCAGATCGTGCGCCGCCTGGCCGAGCGTGACCGCCGCGTCGGCGTGTTTTGCAACATCTCGTCGATCTCGCTGGAAGACCCGACCTTCTTCCCGATGTTCCTGGCCTTCATGACTGAGAACCGCGACCTTTCCGGCTCGGTGATCTTCGAGATCCGGGCGGACCGGTTCGAGAGCCGCTCGCCGACGATGCGCGCGAATATGGACAAGCTGACAGCGCTCGGCTTCCGCTTCTCCATCGACCATGTGACGGGGCTCGACCTCGACCTGCCGCGCCTCCAGGCGGCGGGCGTTCGCTTCGTGAAGGTCAATGGCAGCCAGCTCATCGACCAGCTTCGCGATCCGCAGGGCCCGCGCCCGGCGACCGCGCTCAACCGCAAGCTCTCGGCGCATGAAGTGGGCGCCGCGTTCTCGCGTTACGGCATCATGCTGATCGCCGAGAAGATCGAGGACGAGGCCAGCGTGGTCGAGATTCTCGAATACGAAATTCCCTTCGGCCAGGGGCACGTGTTCAGCGCGCCCCGGCCCATCAAGTCGTCCTTGATGGAAGACACAGCGCCCCCGCGTGAGTTGATCGAGCGTCTTTCGAACTATCACTGA
- a CDS encoding TIGR01459 family HAD-type hydrolase codes for MTAPLFPTGLAGLADRYDTILCDVWGVIHNGRAAFTEACDALVKFRAGGGRVCLITNAPVPEAQVIRYFEPLGVPREAFDACVSSGDATRYELSQRPGKTVWRLGGDEGWEHDRHLYEGLDLKFDDSAAADILLCIGMRDMLNDQPEDYRAELKVGVENGLPMLCANPDKQVRVGGKLYWCAGALADVYEDLGGQVIYPGKPYAPIYKLALERVAEMGAPARNVLCIGDSPATDVRGASKQGFHSLYVGTGLKQHGANFEAEVTDLLADYGEQATYAMTGLRW; via the coding sequence ATGACAGCTCCGCTTTTCCCGACCGGCCTCGCCGGCCTCGCTGACCGCTATGACACCATCCTCTGCGATGTGTGGGGCGTGATCCATAATGGCCGCGCCGCCTTCACCGAGGCCTGCGACGCGCTGGTGAAGTTCCGCGCTGGGGGCGGCCGGGTTTGCCTCATCACCAACGCGCCGGTGCCCGAGGCCCAGGTCATCCGCTATTTCGAGCCGCTCGGTGTGCCCCGCGAGGCGTTTGACGCCTGCGTCTCCTCAGGGGATGCGACCCGCTACGAGCTCTCCCAGCGCCCCGGCAAGACCGTCTGGCGCCTCGGCGGCGACGAGGGCTGGGAGCATGACCGCCACCTCTATGAGGGCCTCGACCTCAAATTCGACGACAGCGCGGCGGCCGACATCCTCCTCTGCATCGGCATGCGCGACATGCTGAACGACCAGCCCGAGGATTACCGCGCCGAGCTGAAGGTTGGCGTGGAGAACGGTCTGCCGATGCTGTGCGCCAACCCCGACAAGCAGGTGCGCGTGGGCGGCAAGCTCTACTGGTGCGCTGGCGCCTTGGCCGATGTGTACGAGGATCTGGGCGGGCAGGTGATCTATCCCGGCAAGCCTTATGCGCCGATTTACAAGCTGGCGCTGGAGCGGGTGGCCGAGATGGGCGCCCCGGCCAGGAACGTCCTCTGCATCGGCGACAGCCCCGCCACAGACGTGCGCGGCGCCAGCAAACAGGGCTTCCACAGCCTCTATGTCGGCACGGGCCTCAAGCAGCACGGAGCGAATTTCGAAGCCGAGGTGACCGATCTGCTGGCCGATTATGGTGAACAGGCTACTTACGCCATGACAGGGCTCAGATGGTGA